From Camelina sativa cultivar DH55 chromosome 5, Cs, whole genome shotgun sequence:
GGCAAATTCATGAGAAAGACTGAACGAGTCAAACCTGAGGATAAGTACACAAATTTGTACATGAAGAATTTAGATGCAAATGTCAGTGAGGACTCTCTAAGGGAAAAGTTCTCTGAGTTTGGGAAAATTGTCAGCTTAGCAATTGCGAAGGATGAAAAAGGGTTATGTAAAGGATATGCATTTGTCAACTTCGAAAACCCAGAGGATGCAAGATGCGCAGCAGAAACAATGAATGGAACACAATATGGTCTGACGGAGTTGTTTCTTTTCTGAGATGATGAAACCGTCGTAGGTTTTGCCAAGTTATTTAAccctttgtttctttttgatagGTTCAAAGAAATTGTATGTAGGAAGGGCACAGAAGAAGTCAGAACGGGAGCAACTGCTAAAGGAACAGTTTGAAGAGAAACGAAAAGAACAGAAGATGGACGCTAAGGTATTACCATAGATAAACGCATTTGCTAGTCTGTTATGATATTAATCTGATGTATGGCTGTTGTTAATTCTGAAATGAAGGTGTCAAACACATATGTAAAAAACATCAATGTTGATGTAACTGAGGAGGAGCTGAGAAAACACTTTAGTCAATGTGGCACAATCACTTCTGCAAAGCTAATGTGTGATGAGAAAGGAAAAAGCAAGGGGTTTGGATTTGTGTGCTTCTCAGCACCTGAAGAAGCTATTGATGCTGTGAAAACTTTTCATGGTAAGCTGCATGAGCATGATGTGTTGGTACACAATGGATAAATGACATAGCTCTTTGCACATCTTATCATTCTGATTATTTACTTGCGCTACAGGGCAAATGTTTCATGGGAAACCACTTTATGTGGCTATTGCTCAAAAGAAGGAAGACAGGCAGATGCAATTACAGGTTCAATTTGGGAAAAGTGTGCCGGCAGCAGGAGGAAGCACTTCTTTACCTTCTGTCATACCAGGGACATACCCTTCAGTCTACTACACAAACACTCATCCGGGGATGGTCTATCCATCATACGCCCCAACTCTGATCAATTCATCATACCCTAACGTTCAAGTTGTCACATATCCTCCAGTGGTATATATCAATATCCTTGTTATTTGTTGAAAGAATAATCACTATGATAATGTTATAACACTATAAGATCTGTGGTAGGTACCTAATGCGCCAAGAAACAATAAGAAGTACAGAAACGAACAGTTGGATAGCAATGCTGTTTCGTATGTGCCCCATGTGTATCAGTCTACTCAAATGCTTCCTTTGTCTAGAGATTCTTCGAACCAGCAGGTATTTGTCAAATaccatttagttttattatacCTTGTGAAAGATGGTTAAAATCAAGTTTTGTAAAACAGATGCAGCAGAACAGAACATATGCGCGTGGGAAAGATatgaagaaattaaaccaacaaaggCAGGCTGATACAATTGGGAGGGAAAAGCAAGTGATCGGAGAGCTGCTTTACCCTCATGTCGAGAAACTCAAGGTTGGTGTGcttgaattttattattatgtaatatttacaTTCGTTTTTTAGTAGGGCTAGTATTGATATAACACTATACTCAGTGACCGTACTTATCATTCTTGTGCAGCCCCAACTTGCTAAGAAAATTACAGGGATGCTTTTGGAAATGGACAAGTCGGAGTTGCTTATTTTGCTGAAGTCACCAGAAGACTTAGCTGGTAAAGTCCAGGAAGCGGTTGAAGTGCTGAAGTCATCGAAGACAAATCTGACCAGTCCAAACACTCTTCGTTCTGATTACTTGGCGACTGCCGTTTCTGGCCTTTCGATTAATTGAAGggcaaaatggaaaaaaaaaaaatctagtttaCCTTGGTTGCTGCTACACAAACTCTCGTAggattcttttgtttgtttgttttttttgggttttcttggaTTGCTATTCTACTTTGCCTTTTTTTCTTGTGAGAAATACAGTTGCTTAAATACGACGGTATTTGTGGAGAAATGGGGAAACAGTTATCATGCATCAATTGGAAATGAAAGGCTATTACACACTAGAACATGATCGTCTTGAATGAAATATGACTTCTTCCTCAGGTTCCACTGTCAACGAATGTCTGCCGAAACATTGTTCCTCTGCTTTTGATTTTCCCTTCTCGTTTCCTTCAACCCatttcttcagcttcttcatcaGCCTCTTCCTCCTCGAAGcttcatgatgatgatgttgatcaaGAGCTTCTTCATGATGATCGTCTGCTACTGTTAACGCCTGAACATCATCTGCTTGTTCTTCCATTAACTCTTGCAGATTTCGATGTGGAGAAAATACATTTTCTTCATAATTGGATCCATTTCTTATCACGTCGTGCCTTAAACAAGCATTTCTCCATCTCAGGTTAATCACTTCCTTCACTCCATTCGCATAAACCTTCTTCAATTCCTCGTACTCATCTAGTACCCTTCTATAACATTCTACACTCACCATCTTCACAAAAGCAAGAACATGCTGataaacataaaatgaaaagaatctTTTTATTTAGAACACAAAAAATTGTACTTACCTCTGTTTTCTCTGATTGTTCGGAACTTGAAAATTTCTTGGAAAtttcttccttttcctcttGCAACACATCAATGTTACTCTTTCTCCACGCCAATAAACCGCATGCTTTTCTCGTTTACGACGCGATATAACTGCTTCGATCTTCTCCTGAGCTTCTTTGCTTTCCCCTCAAGCAACCCATTGTCTGATCTCAACTCTTGGATTTCTCCCACAAGTTTTAGGTAAACAATCACCAAATCTTGCCTCCTCTTGTGTTCTTCCTCCATCGCCAAAACTTCTTTACGGAAGAAATTTAATTGAGATTTCTCAAGGTTCAACATGCTTTTATGCTCCATAAGCATGACTTCTTGATCTTTCAAATTACAATATTGTTCAAAACGCATCTCCATTTCGTATTCTTTCCTTTGAAGCTCCTCGAATCTGGATTTTAAACTGAGGATCTCTTGCTTATCGTGATCAAGGCTCtctgtctcttcctcttcttcgtttcttccgCCAGGTGATGAAGAGAACTCTGGATTGCTTGCAGGTGACGTTACCTCATTATCTTCTTTCCTATAGACAAACCTGGCCCAAATCAAACCAGTTGCTGATAGTACAATAGCAACACAAACTCTCAGAATCGCTGGTTTCATAGCACCTCCACCTTCTCTTGGACCTGAACCATCCATTAATCTCCTCCTCTTTCTTTCAACTCCAAAGTCTTTCTTTCtcgtttttaaaaggttttcgtCGTTTCGGTTTATATGATCGAAACACAGATTACAAAATTGCTAGCTTGATGTATCTTTGTGAGGGTTTGATCAAATTTAAATGGTTTAAACGAATTATggtcttttaagaaaaaaatagttttatactCCTCTTTGATTGTAAAGGAAACATGTCTTGTAAGATTATTCGTTTCCTTTGTGTGTGCTTTTTTTCTAATTGAGTTTTAAATAAGAAAGTTAATTGAGATCGGTTGCTTTTTGACTACCATTGCTTTTGCTTGCTTACTCGTTTGGGCATCGGATTCTCCACTTACACGACACACGTGTGTACTCACACTCACACGTACCTACATGTTATGTATGCTCTATACGCTGCTAGGAGCCTAGGAGGTACTATTTTGTTATGGTTAATTAAATCGAAGAATCAAAATCTGGATATCCTAAACTAGAAATTATCAACTATGATTTGACTTGATCTTACTAGATACTTTACgatcttattttatttgtagaagTAGGACCCAAATATTCGTAATTGGAGTCAGTCCTCATGTGGTCGTGTAGTAACGACAAATCATGTGGGAAACGTGACCGATTTGGATGATTGGGATCAAATGCGCGTAATAATAGACGAATGATGTacctaaattaaaaatataaactattcTATGTGACACAACATGCATGATTAACGTGATaactttgttgacaaaaaagttAATCAAGATGTTTAACAGcaaaaagaaaaggtgaaaTATTCGGTTAATTAAGACAATAAAGTATATACATTACATGTGCTAATCAAGTagtgaaaaaaaagagaaatttttgaaatcaaatcCAACCTAAGCGAATGAGAGAACTTGATAGTTGTATCCTTCCGAGAACCGTCAAAATGGTATTGATAACTGACTTGATATCAATGGTCGGATCTATCCAATGATTAAACTTGTGTCCTTGTTTTTATCTAAACCAAATGCTTATTTTCAAGTTATTGCATCAGTAATTTTTGATGGTTGGAATAAGATCGATAGATACcgttaaaaaattgtaatgaaattTGTCAAtgcaaatttttcaaatatttaccTAAAACCCCTTCTGATTTGTACTCTTTGCAAATCCGCAAAAATCCCAATAGTTGACCgatatatgatttgtttcttcCATATTTTAAAGATGAGAATTTTAAAAGCTTAATATTTCTCGTACCAGAAGAGACTATTCCATcatttttattactaaaatttgttatctatcaaatacaaaaattatacaCGTTATGTATTAACTCACGCTGTATATATTAATTACGTATACCAAACTCTGTCACGAACCATATTCAGTTTCtaccaatgtttttaaacccgACCCGGAAAACAAACCGGAACACCTTCCGGGTCGCCGGGTCATCGGGTCGACCCGGTCCAACCGCGGATCAATAATTCACTCaatttcatttggttttatgaatatcaaaacaaaacttttcatattttataataattaatctttgaacattaattataaatttctaaactttatgattttgtatccaaacaaattAACTAGCAGTAAAATATAATAGGAAAAtcctaataataaaaaatgttagaagaacaaattaaaaaaatggtgaccgaagaaacagaaaaaaagaactgGACAGTATTCATTTTGTCCCACATCGATTGTATAGGAGAAGAAGTACGTGATTGCTTCACTATATAACTCAAACCGAGAAATGGATTAGTCATAGATTAAGTATTACCAATTACTCATTGGTTCTAACTCAAATCGTTGGGCCAACCGCCGGTTCAATCACTGGGTCAACCACCGGTTAGCCGAGTTTTCCCGATTTCATCCGGTTCTTTTATTGTCCGGGTTTGAAGTGTAATCTGGACCGGGATACTTTCCGGTTCACGGTTAAACCGGTTCGACCGGCCGGTCCGGTCCAGGTTTCCAAAACATTGGTTTCTACACACTACATTATCGAAATGTTGTGTTCGAGAACACATGCATATACCTTAACTACTAAGTCATGTCCATGAACACTCAAGATCCATGCATGAAAACTCCACGTGTCATAGTACATTCGTCGGAGATAAAACGAAGTAAATGATACGTGGCAGCTGTTGCGTCCGCCTATCTACCACGTGGATGTCTAAACCGAAATAGAGCATTACTATAAGAGGAAACAGAAGCAGCTAAAGTGATAACACAATAGAAAAGATTCTTAAATTTTCAAGTAACCGAGCGAGAGAAGCAATGGCGTCAGACAAACAAAAGGCGGAGAGAGCCGAGGTTGCAGCGAGGCTAGCGGCTGAGGACTTGCATGACATCAACAAAGATAGTGGTGGCGATGTCGCGATGTATAAGGTGACGGAGAGAACAATCGAACATCCACCGGAACAAGATAGGCCTGGGGTGATAGGATCGGTGTTCAGGGCTGTGCAAGGAACGTATGAGCACGCGAGAGACGCAGTAGTTGGAAAAACTAACGATGCGGCTGAGGCTACGAAAGAAGGAGCTCAGATAGCCTCAGCGAAAGCTGCTGAAACGAAGGACGCAACCGTAGAAAAAGCAAGAGACACTGCGGGTTATACGGCGGAGAAGATGGGTGAATATAAAGACTGCACAGTTGATAAGGCGGCTGAAGCTAAAGATAAGACAGCGGAGAAGGCGAAGGAGACGGCTAATTATACCGCTGATAAAGCGGTGGAAGCAAAGAATATGACGGCGAATAAGATGGGTGAATACAAGGACTACACGGTGGATAAAGCTGTAGAAGCAAAGGACAAAACAGCAGAGAAAGCGAAGGAGACGGCTAATTATACGGCGTAAGGCTAAAGAGGCCAAGGACAAGACGGCGGAGAAGATAGGTGAGTATAAGGATTACACAGTGGACAAGGCCGTGGAAGCTAAGGATTACACGGCGGAGAAGGCTATCGAAGCAAAGGATAAGACGGCAGAGAAGACCGGAGAGTACAAGGACTATACGGTGGAGAAGGCGACGGAAGGGAAAGATGTTGGGGTGAGTAAGCTTGCGGAGTTGAAGGATAGTGCGGTTGATACGGCTAAGAGAGCTATGGGTTTCTTGTCGGGGAAGTCAGAGGAGGCTAAAGAAACAGCTGTGGAGACGAAAGACATTGCAAAGGTAGTCTCTTGGAACGTTATTTTCATGTGGAATGTGGAGTATATGTCGAATGGTTGATGTAATGTAATTGTTTGATGACATAGGAAAACATAGAGAAAGCTGGGGAAGCAACGAGACAGAAGATGGAAGAGATGAGATTGGAAGGTAAAGAACTCAAAAATGAAGCTGGAGCAAAAGCCCACGAGGCCTCTCAAAAGACTAGGGAGAGTACTGAGTCGGCAGCTGAAAAAGCCCAAGAGGCCAAAGATTCTGCTGCcgtaaggtaaaaaaaaaaaatgatatgtttgTTAtatcttttcatgtttttgagATCTGAAGGTAACGGCTAAAACGTTTTGTTTTGATGTGATTAAATCATATATAGGGGGAATGAAGCGAAGGGGACAATATTTGGAGCATTAGGAAATGTGACGGAAGCCATAAAGAGCAAACTGACAATGCCATCAGATATAGTGGAGGAGACACGCGCTGCCCGTGAGCATGGAGGGACGGGTAGGACGGTGGTTGAAGTCAAGGTGGAAGATACAAAGCCGGGTAAGGTGGCAACTTCACTCAAGGCGTCCGATCAAATGACTGGTCAAACATTCAACGACGTTGGACGTATGGATGAAGAGGCTCGCAAAGATAAGGGAAAGCTGTgaaagattagaaaaacataaatgtcTTTTGGACCTTTTTGTGTTGGATGGATCTGTCTTTTATGGGGTTTGTAGGCGGATAACGTTTTCTGATAACTTCTTAGtttgtattcttattttctatttatgcAACTTTTGGAAACTTGTTCTAATTTCTCTCTAAATTATGGGAGTTAATCTTTGGCACTTGGCAGTGACTTCCATACAGTTTATGAAACTGTGACTAAGCATAACCTGCCACTGCAAGACCGAAGTACAATTTGTTTTTGGTAACCAATACTTATAGGTGTACGTGTTTTAGTTCCCTAATATTACTAAGgataaagtagaaaaaaaacaa
This genomic window contains:
- the LOC104785862 gene encoding polyadenylate-binding protein 7-like — protein: MATVHAPFPAAANAFSGSSSTVPASLYVGDLHPSVTEGTLHDAFAEFKSLTSVRLCKDASTGRSLCYGYANFLSRQDAYYAIEKKNHSMLNGKMIRVMWSVRESDARKNGVGNVFVKNLPESVNNAGLQGMFKTFGDIVSCKIATFEDGKSRGYGFVQFEQEDAAHAAIEKLNGTIVAGKEIYVGKFMRKTERVKPEDKYTNLYMKNLDANVSEDSLREKFSEFGKIVSLAIAKDEKGLCKGYAFVNFENPEDARCAAETMNGTQYGSKKLYVGRAQKKSEREQLLKEQFEEKRKEQKMDAKVSNTYVKNINVDVTEEELRKHFSQCGTITSAKLMCDEKGKSKGFGFVCFSAPEEAIDAVKTFHGQMFHGKPLYVAIAQKKEDRQMQLQVQFGKSVPAAGGSTSLPSVIPGTYPSVYYTNTHPGMVYPSYAPTLINSSYPNVQVVTYPPVVPNAPRNNKKYRNEQLDSNAVSYVPHVYQSTQMLPLSRDSSNQQMQQNRTYARGKDMKKLNQQRQADTIGREKQVIGELLYPHVEKLKPQLAKKITGMLLEMDKSELLILLKSPEDLAGKVQEAVEVLKSSKTNLTSPNTLRSDYLATAVSGLSIN